The proteins below come from a single Solea solea chromosome 6, fSolSol10.1, whole genome shotgun sequence genomic window:
- the ncoa3 gene encoding nuclear receptor coactivator 3 isoform X2, which translates to MSGIGDNSLEPLCSDRKRKLSTCDTPGLGCDKRRREQESKYIEELAELISANLSNIDSFNVKPDKCAILKETVRQIRQIKEQGKSSCSDDDVQKADVSSTGQGVIDKDHLGPLLLQALDGFLFVVNREGSIIFVSDNVTQYLQYKQEELINTSVYKIIHDDDREEFHKNLPKSIAPNGASWGGEAPRQKSHTFNCRMLVNFGHGQSNGLSDERPGGQRYETMQCFALTQPRAMMEEGEDLQSCMICVARRITAVERTERFSTRHELSGKLIEIEHQSSLHTTMRPGWEDLVKRCMQMFLHHSEGQPWSYKRHYQEAFHNGHAETPLYRFSLPDGTLVTAQTRSDLSRNPNPNEPHSFVSTHLLQREQNNYRGNQGGGMRPQNNPNQQMNMGPGGGMGMNRGYGMAEQGGMPHRGMPPYVGGNCMNPVNQMNQMNPMQQMNNTGQMNQMSSMHSVNYPMNSMNQMGPVNQMGHRSMHHQQHPHQQQMGQFHGGGPGGAGYGMGMTSPPQASPGINGPPHNVMGSPRVRGSPKMGTSPFSPGGMNSPISSSHPGNSGVGGGGTTFSSSSLNALQAISEGVGNPMPTPLTSPPQHKPDSSPSINSTNQSAGGPCKPGLPAYSDTKSPGTSLGAGGDQHLQQHPRTPISEGPPDKLDSQVSREMGPAGGESTRRVPDSRCHKKLLQLLTSPTDESAPPNQTPSSGSTSTPENKDGTLGVTSPFSSTGVSSSTGGNHGAVSSSGGTGHLSNQSLQEKHKILHKLLQNGNTPDEVARITAEATGKSTFNSDSGSAAPGGVRGSESKQEQHSPKKEKPHALLHYLLNKDDSKESRDIKPKLEELEGRAAQGAGVTNSDIDGKVKLEPSDETETLETILGVPRNSSGFYPDPDSRAGKEVGRKQGNMPDTFIGGEKGPVPLGQHGVYQRTLSMDAKPMAGEGAAAAAAAAAAAAAAAAAAAAAAVGGGGGLSVRRNVPCPTLVKQEKMDVPIRPGGVSNGFPGGIGVGPPRGNPRGMGRGMGMPQRPPVAGIGEWGMRRNSPVAGPGHPGMARSGPMGGPVINRSNSVPGNTRSMLQQQLMDMGTNESNMRMSPFGGHGPPPQSPSWPDSAMGMDRPQSNSNMDPFVHPLDDLLGSVANSEGPPDERALLDQLDSLLNTADVIALQEIDRALGIAEIGPEGQPRGQEQRQSQRPSSEPFPRPESSIAMDPKSMYGQGYPGPPGPPGPPSMGMQAGYSNNAMQGQSPGGFNPMMNQMGQTGAFPGMGGMGNPRANMMRPRMMAANPLRLQLQQRLQGQQFMNQTRQGIKMENAPGGNPPMRPGLQPGMQPGMQPGMQPGLQPGMQPGMQPGIQPGMQPAGMGTQPGFLNAQMMAQRSREMMTMQMKRQRMMMLMQQQQQQQQQQQQQQQGQGAAGAFSPPPNVTAPGGMDSPMVSPVLNQPGQQGFNYGGNYGMSQQGDPSFMAPGSSPPGNMMQGRMGGPPQNTMMQGNPQGGPMYSSGDTKAWPQGGMPRNNSYSQQQYPQQGNQGQFGPMMMNSPMGGLGPVSGAAAGQMGQMPGQMQGHMGMNPMGMGRMPMGPDQKYC; encoded by the exons GAAAAAGCTcgtgtagtgatgatgatgtccaGAAGGCCGATGTGTCCTCCACTGGTCAAGGGGTCATTGACAAGGACCATCTGGGACCGCTGCTCCTGCAG GCCTTGGATGGCTTTCTGTTTGTGGTGAACCGAGAGGGCAGCATCATATTCGTGTCAGACAATGTGACCCAGTACCTGCAGTACAAACAGGAGGAGCTGATCAACACCAGTGTGTACAAGATCATCCATGATGACGACAGGGAGGAGTTTCACAAGAATCTACCCAAGTCCATTG CACCAAATGGGGCATCGTGGGGTGGAGAAGCACCTCGGCAGAAGAGTCACACCTTCAACTGTCGCATGCTGGTGAACTTTGGTCATGGTCAGAGTAATGGGTTGTCCGATGAGAGACCTGGGGGCCAACGCTATGAGACCATGCAGTGTTTTGCTCTGACTCAGCCCCGGGCAAtgatggaggagggagaag ATTTGCAGTCATGTATGATTTGTGTGGCACGACGTATTACTGCAGTAGAAAGAACTGAGAGGTTTAGCACTCGCCACGAACTGTCTG GTAAACTGATTGAAATTGAACATCAGAGCTCTCTTCATACCACCATGCGCCCAGGTTGGGAAGATCTGGTAAAGCGCTGCATGCAAATGTTCCTCCATCACAGTGAGGGACAACCATGGTCCTACAAACGTCACTATCAAGAAG cGTTCCATAATGGCCATGCAGAAACTCCACTCTATCGTTTCTCGCTTCCTGATGGTACCCTAGTCACAGCTCAGACCAGGAGTGACCTCTCCAGAAATCCTAACCCCAATGAACCACACTCTTTTGTGTCCACACACTTGCTTCAAAG AGAGCAAAATAATTATCGTGGAAACCAAGGTGGAGGCATGAGGCCTCAAAACAACCCCAATCAACAGATGAACATGGGCCCTGGAGGAGGCATGGGTATGAACCGGGGCTATGGCATGGCTGAACAGGGCGGCATGCCACACAGAGGAATGCCTCCGTATGTAGGCGGCAACTGCATGAACCCCGTTAACCAGATGAACCAAATGAATCCCATGCAGCAAATGAACAACACGGGTCAAATGAATCAAATGAGTTCCATGCATTCAGTGAACTACCCCATGAACTCAATGAACCAAATGGGTCCAGTGAATCAGATGGGTCACCGCAGCATGCATCACCAGCAGCACCCACATCAACAACAGATGGGTCAGTTCCATGGAGGAGGACCAGGAGGTGCAGGGTATGGAATGGGAATGACCAGTCCTCCCCAGGCCAGTCCAGGGATTAACGGCCCCCCACACAATGTCATGGGTTCCCCTAGAGTCAGAGGAAGCCCCAAGATGGGTACAAGCCCCTTCTCCCCTGGTG GTATGAACTCCCCCATTAGCTCCAGTCACCCTGGTAACTCTGGAGTGGGTGGAGGAGGAACCACCTTCTCAAGCAGTTCTTTGAACGCCCTCCAAGCCATCAGTGAGGGAGTTGGCAATCCTATGCCTACCCCACTCACATCTCCCCCACAACACAAACCTGACAGCTCCCCAAGCATCAACTCCACCAACCAGTCAGCAGGGGGACCATGCAAACCAGGCCTCCCGGCCTACTCTGACACCAAGAGTCCAGGCACCTCTTTGGGGGCTGGTGGAGATCAGCACTTGCAGCAGCACCCTCGCACCCCTATCAGCGAGGGCCCTCCTGACAAACTGGACAGCCAGGTGAGCAGAGAGATGGGCCCAGCAGGGGGCGAATCCACTCGAAGGGTCCCTGATAGCAGATGTCACAAGAAACTTCTGCAGCTTCTCACCTCCCCTACAGACGAGTCGGCACCCCCCAATCAAACACCAAGCTCTggatccacctccacacccGAGAATAAAGACGGAACACTGGGCGTCACCAGCCCTTTTTCTTCCACAGGAGTATCCTCCTCTACAGGTGGAAACCATGGTGCTGTGTCGTCCTCTGGTGGCACGGGTCATCTATCAAATCAGTCACTTCAGGAAAAGCACAAGATCCTCCACAAGCTCCTTCAGAATGGGAACACTCCCGACGAGGTGGCTCGCATCACAGCCGAGGCCACTGGGAAGAGCACCTTCAATTCAGACTCTGGATCTGCGGCCCCTGGCGGAGTTAGGGGATCGGAATCAAAACAAGAGCAGCACAGCCCTAAGAAAGAGAAGCCTCATGCGCTCCTTCACTACCTCCTCAATAAGGATGATTCTAAAGAAAGTAGGGATATCAAGCCAAAGCTGGAAGAGTTGGAAGGGAGGGCAGCTCAGGGGGCAGGGGTCACTAACTCAGATATTGATGGAAAGGTCAAACTGGAGCCATCTGATGAG ACTGAGACCCTGGAGACCATTCTTGGTGTCCCAAGGAACAGCTCTGGCTTCTACCCGGACCCAGACTCCAGAGCAGGGAAGGAAGTGGGAAGGAAACAAGGAAATATGCCTGACACTTTCATTG gaggagagaaaggTCCTGTGCCACTAGGCCAGCATGGTGTCTATCAAAGAACCTTGTCCATGGATGCCAAACCCATGGCTGgagagggagcagcagcagcagcagcagcagcagcagccgccgccgccgccgccgccgctgccgcagcagcagcagtaggaggaggaggaggccttTCTGTGAGAAGGAACGTCCCATGTCCCACGTTGGTCAAACAGGAAAAAATGGATGTGCCAATCCGACCTGGTGGTGTATCCAATGGCTTTCCTGGAGGCATCGGTGTTGGTCCACCACGGGGAAATCCAA GAGGTATGGGCCGAGGTATGGGAATGCCCCAGCGCCCTCCCGTGGCAGGAATAGGGGAGTGGGGGATGCGGAGGAACAGCCCTGTGGCCGGACCAGGACACCCAGGCATGGCTCGCTCTGGCCCAATGGGAGGACCGGTGATCAACCGCTCCAACAGTGTTCCTGGAAACACCAGGTCtatgttgcagcagcagctcatggATATGG GTACCAATGAATCCAATATGAGGATGAGCCCGTTTGGTGGACACGGACCACCACCACAGTCCCCATCCTGGCCAGACTCTGCAATGGGAATGGACAGACCACAAAGCAACTCTAACAT GGACCCGTTTGTACACCCCCTGGATGATTTACTGGGCTCTGTGGCCAACAGTGAGGGCCCACCTGATGAGCGAGCGCTTTTGGACCAACTGGATTCTCTGCTGAACACCGCTGATGTCATTGCTCTGCAGGAGATTGACCGAGCCCTGGGCATCGCTGAAATA GGACCAGAAGGTCAACCGCGGGGCCAGGAGCAAAGACAGAGTCAGCGCCCATCCTCGGAGCCTTTCCCACGGCCGGAGTCCTCCATAGCCATGGACCCAAAATCTATGTATGGCCAGGGTTACCCCGGACCCCCAGGTCCCCCAGGTCCCCCTTCCATGGGCATGCAAGCTGGGTACAGCAACAACGCAATGCAAGGCCAGTCTCCAGGAGGCTTCAACCCTATGATGAATCAGATGGGTCAAACAGGGGCCTTCCCTGGCATGGGGGGTATGGGCAACCCCCGTGCAAACATGATGAGACCGCGTATGATGGCTGCAAATCCCCTCCGACTGCAGCTACAGCAGAGACTGCAAGGGCAGCAG TTTATGAACCAAACCCGACAAGGCATAAAGATGGAAAATGCCCCTGGAGGAAATCCTCCCATGCGTCCAGGCTTGCAGCCTGGCATGCAGCCTGGCATGCAGCCTGGCATGCAGCCTGGTTTGCAGCCTGGCATGCAGCCTGGCATGCAGCCTGGCATTCAGCCTGGCATGCAGCCTGCAGGCATGGGGACTCAG CCTGGTTTCCTGAACGCCCAGATGATGGCTCAGCGCAGCCGAGAGATGATGACCATGCAGATGAAGAGGCAGcggatgatgatgctgatgcagcagcagcaacaacaacagcagcagcagcagcagcagcagcaggggcagGGAGCAGCAGGAGCCTTCAGCCCTCCTCCAAACGTCACTGCACCGGGAGGCATGGACAGCCCCATGGTCAGTCCTGTCTTAAACCAACCTGGGCAGCAGGGCTTCAACTATGGAGGCAACTATG GGATGAGCCAGCAGGGGGACCCATCATTCATGGCTCCAGGTAGCAGCCCACCAGGAAATATGATGCAAGGACGAATGGGTGGCCCTCCTCAGAACACCATGATGCAAGGAAACCCACAGGGAGGACCCATGTACTCGAGCGGAGACACGAAGGCCTGGCCGCAAGGAGGAATGCCACGCAACAA TTCATACTCGCAGCAGCAGTACCCTCAGCAAGGCAACCAGGGCCAGTTTGGACCCATGATGATGAACAGCCCCATGGGTGGGCTGGGTCCAGTCAGTGGGGCCGCCGCAGGACAGATGGGACAAATGCCAGGACAGATGCAGGGCCACATGGGCATGAACCCCATGGGAATGGGTAGAATGCCAATGGGACCTGATCAG AAGTATTGTTGA
- the id1 gene encoding DNA-binding protein inhibitor ID-1, which translates to MKVHGSTCALKSKVGDDDMVRCLSEQSLAISKCKIPLLDEQMNVFLQDMNSCYSKLKELVPTLPTNKKASKVEILQHVIDYIWDLQVELDEPEKSRQHSVSGGARTPLTTLNAELAGITVENGCSDDRIMCR; encoded by the exons ATGAAGGTTCACGGATCTACCTGCGCCCTGAAGAGCAAAGTCGGCGATGACGACATGGTGCGCTGCCTGTCCGAACAGAGCCTCGCCATCTCCAAGTGCAAGATCCCGCTGCTGGACGAGCAGATGAACGTGTTCCTGCAGGACATGAACAGCTGCTACAGCAAGCTCAAAGAGCTGGTGCCCACGCTGCCCACCAACAAGAAGGCCAGCAAGGTGGAGATCCTGCAGCACGTCATCGACTACATCTGGGACCTGCAGGTCGAGCTGGACGAGCCTGAGAAGAGCCGCCAGCATTCCGTCAGCGGCGGCGCCCGCACACCGCTGACCACACTGAACGCAGAACTGGCCGGCATCACAGTAGAG AACGGGTGCTCAGATGACAGGATAATGTGTCGTTAA
- the ncoa3 gene encoding nuclear receptor coactivator 3 isoform X1 → MSGIGDNSLEPLCSDRKRKLSTCDTPGLGCDKRRREQESKYIEELAELISANLSNIDSFNVKPDKCAILKETVRQIRQIKEQGKSSCSDDDVQKADVSSTGQGVIDKDHLGPLLLQALDGFLFVVNREGSIIFVSDNVTQYLQYKQEELINTSVYKIIHDDDREEFHKNLPKSIAPNGASWGGEAPRQKSHTFNCRMLVNFGHGQSNGLSDERPGGQRYETMQCFALTQPRAMMEEGEDLQSCMICVARRITAVERTERFSTRHELSGKLIEIEHQSSLHTTMRPGWEDLVKRCMQMFLHHSEGQPWSYKRHYQEAFHNGHAETPLYRFSLPDGTLVTAQTRSDLSRNPNPNEPHSFVSTHLLQREQNNYRGNQGGGMRPQNNPNQQMNMGPGGGMGMNRGYGMAEQGGMPHRGMPPYVGGNCMNPVNQMNQMNPMQQMNNTGQMNQMSSMHSVNYPMNSMNQMGPVNQMGHRSMHHQQHPHQQQMGQFHGGGPGGAGYGMGMTSPPQASPGINGPPHNVMGSPRVRGSPKMGTSPFSPGGMNSPISSSHPGNSGVGGGGTTFSSSSLNALQAISEGVGNPMPTPLTSPPQHKPDSSPSINSTNQSAGGPCKPGLPAYSDTKSPGTSLGAGGDQHLQQHPRTPISEGPPDKLDSQVSREMGPAGGESTRRVPDSRCHKKLLQLLTSPTDESAPPNQTPSSGSTSTPENKDGTLGVTSPFSSTGVSSSTGGNHGAVSSSGGTGHLSNQSLQEKHKILHKLLQNGNTPDEVARITAEATGKSTFNSDSGSAAPGGVRGSESKQEQHSPKKEKPHALLHYLLNKDDSKESRDIKPKLEELEGRAAQGAGVTNSDIDGKVKLEPSDETETLETILGVPRNSSGFYPDPDSRAGKEVGRKQGNMPDTFIGGEKGPVPLGQHGVYQRTLSMDAKPMAGEGAAAAAAAAAAAAAAAAAAAAAAVGGGGGLSVRRNVPCPTLVKQEKMDVPIRPGGVSNGFPGGIGVGPPRGNPRGMGRGMGMPQRPPVAGIGEWGMRRNSPVAGPGHPGMARSGPMGGPVINRSNSVPGNTRSMLQQQLMDMGTNESNMRMSPFGGHGPPPQSPSWPDSAMGMDRPQSNSNMDPFVHPLDDLLGSVANSEGPPDERALLDQLDSLLNTADVIALQEIDRALGIAEIVSQGPEGQPRGQEQRQSQRPSSEPFPRPESSIAMDPKSMYGQGYPGPPGPPGPPSMGMQAGYSNNAMQGQSPGGFNPMMNQMGQTGAFPGMGGMGNPRANMMRPRMMAANPLRLQLQQRLQGQQFMNQTRQGIKMENAPGGNPPMRPGLQPGMQPGMQPGMQPGLQPGMQPGMQPGIQPGMQPAGMGTQPGFLNAQMMAQRSREMMTMQMKRQRMMMLMQQQQQQQQQQQQQQQGQGAAGAFSPPPNVTAPGGMDSPMVSPVLNQPGQQGFNYGGNYGMSQQGDPSFMAPGSSPPGNMMQGRMGGPPQNTMMQGNPQGGPMYSSGDTKAWPQGGMPRNNSYSQQQYPQQGNQGQFGPMMMNSPMGGLGPVSGAAAGQMGQMPGQMQGHMGMNPMGMGRMPMGPDQKYC, encoded by the exons GAAAAAGCTcgtgtagtgatgatgatgtccaGAAGGCCGATGTGTCCTCCACTGGTCAAGGGGTCATTGACAAGGACCATCTGGGACCGCTGCTCCTGCAG GCCTTGGATGGCTTTCTGTTTGTGGTGAACCGAGAGGGCAGCATCATATTCGTGTCAGACAATGTGACCCAGTACCTGCAGTACAAACAGGAGGAGCTGATCAACACCAGTGTGTACAAGATCATCCATGATGACGACAGGGAGGAGTTTCACAAGAATCTACCCAAGTCCATTG CACCAAATGGGGCATCGTGGGGTGGAGAAGCACCTCGGCAGAAGAGTCACACCTTCAACTGTCGCATGCTGGTGAACTTTGGTCATGGTCAGAGTAATGGGTTGTCCGATGAGAGACCTGGGGGCCAACGCTATGAGACCATGCAGTGTTTTGCTCTGACTCAGCCCCGGGCAAtgatggaggagggagaag ATTTGCAGTCATGTATGATTTGTGTGGCACGACGTATTACTGCAGTAGAAAGAACTGAGAGGTTTAGCACTCGCCACGAACTGTCTG GTAAACTGATTGAAATTGAACATCAGAGCTCTCTTCATACCACCATGCGCCCAGGTTGGGAAGATCTGGTAAAGCGCTGCATGCAAATGTTCCTCCATCACAGTGAGGGACAACCATGGTCCTACAAACGTCACTATCAAGAAG cGTTCCATAATGGCCATGCAGAAACTCCACTCTATCGTTTCTCGCTTCCTGATGGTACCCTAGTCACAGCTCAGACCAGGAGTGACCTCTCCAGAAATCCTAACCCCAATGAACCACACTCTTTTGTGTCCACACACTTGCTTCAAAG AGAGCAAAATAATTATCGTGGAAACCAAGGTGGAGGCATGAGGCCTCAAAACAACCCCAATCAACAGATGAACATGGGCCCTGGAGGAGGCATGGGTATGAACCGGGGCTATGGCATGGCTGAACAGGGCGGCATGCCACACAGAGGAATGCCTCCGTATGTAGGCGGCAACTGCATGAACCCCGTTAACCAGATGAACCAAATGAATCCCATGCAGCAAATGAACAACACGGGTCAAATGAATCAAATGAGTTCCATGCATTCAGTGAACTACCCCATGAACTCAATGAACCAAATGGGTCCAGTGAATCAGATGGGTCACCGCAGCATGCATCACCAGCAGCACCCACATCAACAACAGATGGGTCAGTTCCATGGAGGAGGACCAGGAGGTGCAGGGTATGGAATGGGAATGACCAGTCCTCCCCAGGCCAGTCCAGGGATTAACGGCCCCCCACACAATGTCATGGGTTCCCCTAGAGTCAGAGGAAGCCCCAAGATGGGTACAAGCCCCTTCTCCCCTGGTG GTATGAACTCCCCCATTAGCTCCAGTCACCCTGGTAACTCTGGAGTGGGTGGAGGAGGAACCACCTTCTCAAGCAGTTCTTTGAACGCCCTCCAAGCCATCAGTGAGGGAGTTGGCAATCCTATGCCTACCCCACTCACATCTCCCCCACAACACAAACCTGACAGCTCCCCAAGCATCAACTCCACCAACCAGTCAGCAGGGGGACCATGCAAACCAGGCCTCCCGGCCTACTCTGACACCAAGAGTCCAGGCACCTCTTTGGGGGCTGGTGGAGATCAGCACTTGCAGCAGCACCCTCGCACCCCTATCAGCGAGGGCCCTCCTGACAAACTGGACAGCCAGGTGAGCAGAGAGATGGGCCCAGCAGGGGGCGAATCCACTCGAAGGGTCCCTGATAGCAGATGTCACAAGAAACTTCTGCAGCTTCTCACCTCCCCTACAGACGAGTCGGCACCCCCCAATCAAACACCAAGCTCTggatccacctccacacccGAGAATAAAGACGGAACACTGGGCGTCACCAGCCCTTTTTCTTCCACAGGAGTATCCTCCTCTACAGGTGGAAACCATGGTGCTGTGTCGTCCTCTGGTGGCACGGGTCATCTATCAAATCAGTCACTTCAGGAAAAGCACAAGATCCTCCACAAGCTCCTTCAGAATGGGAACACTCCCGACGAGGTGGCTCGCATCACAGCCGAGGCCACTGGGAAGAGCACCTTCAATTCAGACTCTGGATCTGCGGCCCCTGGCGGAGTTAGGGGATCGGAATCAAAACAAGAGCAGCACAGCCCTAAGAAAGAGAAGCCTCATGCGCTCCTTCACTACCTCCTCAATAAGGATGATTCTAAAGAAAGTAGGGATATCAAGCCAAAGCTGGAAGAGTTGGAAGGGAGGGCAGCTCAGGGGGCAGGGGTCACTAACTCAGATATTGATGGAAAGGTCAAACTGGAGCCATCTGATGAG ACTGAGACCCTGGAGACCATTCTTGGTGTCCCAAGGAACAGCTCTGGCTTCTACCCGGACCCAGACTCCAGAGCAGGGAAGGAAGTGGGAAGGAAACAAGGAAATATGCCTGACACTTTCATTG gaggagagaaaggTCCTGTGCCACTAGGCCAGCATGGTGTCTATCAAAGAACCTTGTCCATGGATGCCAAACCCATGGCTGgagagggagcagcagcagcagcagcagcagcagcagccgccgccgccgccgccgccgctgccgcagcagcagcagtaggaggaggaggaggccttTCTGTGAGAAGGAACGTCCCATGTCCCACGTTGGTCAAACAGGAAAAAATGGATGTGCCAATCCGACCTGGTGGTGTATCCAATGGCTTTCCTGGAGGCATCGGTGTTGGTCCACCACGGGGAAATCCAA GAGGTATGGGCCGAGGTATGGGAATGCCCCAGCGCCCTCCCGTGGCAGGAATAGGGGAGTGGGGGATGCGGAGGAACAGCCCTGTGGCCGGACCAGGACACCCAGGCATGGCTCGCTCTGGCCCAATGGGAGGACCGGTGATCAACCGCTCCAACAGTGTTCCTGGAAACACCAGGTCtatgttgcagcagcagctcatggATATGG GTACCAATGAATCCAATATGAGGATGAGCCCGTTTGGTGGACACGGACCACCACCACAGTCCCCATCCTGGCCAGACTCTGCAATGGGAATGGACAGACCACAAAGCAACTCTAACAT GGACCCGTTTGTACACCCCCTGGATGATTTACTGGGCTCTGTGGCCAACAGTGAGGGCCCACCTGATGAGCGAGCGCTTTTGGACCAACTGGATTCTCTGCTGAACACCGCTGATGTCATTGCTCTGCAGGAGATTGACCGAGCCCTGGGCATCGCTGAAATAGTAAGCCAG GGACCAGAAGGTCAACCGCGGGGCCAGGAGCAAAGACAGAGTCAGCGCCCATCCTCGGAGCCTTTCCCACGGCCGGAGTCCTCCATAGCCATGGACCCAAAATCTATGTATGGCCAGGGTTACCCCGGACCCCCAGGTCCCCCAGGTCCCCCTTCCATGGGCATGCAAGCTGGGTACAGCAACAACGCAATGCAAGGCCAGTCTCCAGGAGGCTTCAACCCTATGATGAATCAGATGGGTCAAACAGGGGCCTTCCCTGGCATGGGGGGTATGGGCAACCCCCGTGCAAACATGATGAGACCGCGTATGATGGCTGCAAATCCCCTCCGACTGCAGCTACAGCAGAGACTGCAAGGGCAGCAG TTTATGAACCAAACCCGACAAGGCATAAAGATGGAAAATGCCCCTGGAGGAAATCCTCCCATGCGTCCAGGCTTGCAGCCTGGCATGCAGCCTGGCATGCAGCCTGGCATGCAGCCTGGTTTGCAGCCTGGCATGCAGCCTGGCATGCAGCCTGGCATTCAGCCTGGCATGCAGCCTGCAGGCATGGGGACTCAG CCTGGTTTCCTGAACGCCCAGATGATGGCTCAGCGCAGCCGAGAGATGATGACCATGCAGATGAAGAGGCAGcggatgatgatgctgatgcagcagcagcaacaacaacagcagcagcagcagcagcagcagcaggggcagGGAGCAGCAGGAGCCTTCAGCCCTCCTCCAAACGTCACTGCACCGGGAGGCATGGACAGCCCCATGGTCAGTCCTGTCTTAAACCAACCTGGGCAGCAGGGCTTCAACTATGGAGGCAACTATG GGATGAGCCAGCAGGGGGACCCATCATTCATGGCTCCAGGTAGCAGCCCACCAGGAAATATGATGCAAGGACGAATGGGTGGCCCTCCTCAGAACACCATGATGCAAGGAAACCCACAGGGAGGACCCATGTACTCGAGCGGAGACACGAAGGCCTGGCCGCAAGGAGGAATGCCACGCAACAA TTCATACTCGCAGCAGCAGTACCCTCAGCAAGGCAACCAGGGCCAGTTTGGACCCATGATGATGAACAGCCCCATGGGTGGGCTGGGTCCAGTCAGTGGGGCCGCCGCAGGACAGATGGGACAAATGCCAGGACAGATGCAGGGCCACATGGGCATGAACCCCATGGGAATGGGTAGAATGCCAATGGGACCTGATCAG AAGTATTGTTGA